TTTGTACGGTCAGCTGGAGAATATTTCCAAGGAGCTTGGTTGTTTTCAATATTTCCAAACATATTATTAATGCTGGACGGAGCATTTGATTCTTCCATTACTAAATAGCGACGTAATTCAACAATAATAGAAAGTGGATCAATGTTCACCGGGCAAGCCTCAGTACATGCATTACAAGTTGTACAAGCCCATAGTTCTTCAGGTGTTATATAGTCACCTAATAAAGCTTTGCCGTCCTGATAATCTTTGCCATGTTTATCAATATTGTTGCCCACTTCTTCTAATCTGTCGCGAGTATCCATCATGATTTTGCGTGGAGAAAGTAATTTGCCAGTCATGTTAGCAGGACAGTTAGAAGTACAGCGCCCACATTCAGTACATGAATAAGCATTAAGTAAGTTAACCCATGTCAAATCTGTTACATCCTTTGCTCCAAAGCGACCAGGTGTGGCATCTGCAGGGGGAGTAAAGCTTGGGTCAAGCATTGCCTTTACTTCATTGGTAACTGAAGTCATGTTGTTGAATTTGCCTTTATTATTTAGGTTGGAATACCATGTGTTCGGAAATGCAAGTACAATATGGAAGTGCTTTGAGTAAGGGATATAATTCAGAAAAGCGAAAATTCCTACAATATGAAACCACCAACATGTACGCTCGATAAGCACTAATGTTGATTCATTATTTGGTAATAGGGATGCTAAAGCTGAAGTAACGGGAAAAGATCCTGCTGTATGGTAATGCGCGGCTTCTAGTTGTTGAAGTTTGTTGTCGGTTGCATTCATCAACAAAAAAGCAGTCATTAGTAGTATTTCGGCAATAAGGATATAATTGGCATCACTTACTGGCCAACCTTTCATCTCAACTCCAGAAAAGCGTTTTAAATGAATTATGTTTCGTCGAATTAGAAAGATTATGCAGGCTAATAATACGCCTACGGCCAGAAATTCAAATGAACCAATAAGGAAATTATAGAGCCCTCCGGCAAAGGATAAAATACGGTGTGTGCCGAATATTCCATCAATAATAATTTCCAAGACTTCAATGTTAATGATAATAAATCCTGCATAAATCAGGATATGGAAGAATCCGGCAATAGGTCTAGTCATCATTTTCGACTGTCCTAAGGCTACCATCGCCATTGTTCTCCAGCGTTCGGAAGGGTTGTCGGAACGATCAATGTCTTTTCCTAGTAAAATATTCCTTCGGATTGTTTTTACATTACGTGCAAAAAGCCAAATAGCGGCTATTGCAATGAGTACGAATAATAGCTGTTCAAGCATAAGGTTTTTTGATCAGAGTATGTCGCTAAAATAATAATTCATAAAAATAAACCAATTTTTAAAACGGTCTATTTTCTACTTAGAATCGATATAAATTGCTGGTTTGTCTTAATGTGATTATTAAATATTCTTTTGTTTGGATTACTTTTTAATTTAAATATACCAGTTTTGGTAAAATTATTTGTGCAGATAATCTGATACTTAAGGGTAAACTGTATTAAAAATGCGAAAAACCTTTTTGATTTGAACAAAAAGATACTACATTTGCAGTCCCAAAACAAACCCAAAAAGATTCTCTTAAAGAGGTTTGTTAAAGGAGGTGATGTAGCTCAGTTGGTAGAGCAAAGGACTGAAAATCCTTGTGTCGCTGGTTCGATCCCGGCCATCACCACAAAACACCGAAAGGTGATGTAGCTCAGTTGGTAGAGCAAAGGACTGAAAATCCTTGTGTCGCTGGTTCGATCCCGGCCATCACCACAGAAAAAGCCCCATTGGGGCTTTTTTTCTTTAATGTCTTTTCGTTAATAATCTCCAGCAAGTAGAATATTAAATACGCCCGAACCTGCGTTTGTATCCATAAAGCTTTCTTTTTTGTACAAAAACGATCATAACCAGAGTTGGAATGACCAAAAACGATAACCATTTAAATACAAAATAGGAATCAACGTTGTAAAGGGCATTTAAGGTTTCTTCTGAAAAACCGATTTTAACAAGGAGAGCGCTTACTTTTGATGATAAATCTGAAAGTAGCAACATATTTTTGGTGTTTGGGTTTGATTGTCTCCTAAAATAGGAAAATAATTTAACCAAAAATAAAATTTTTTGTTAAATTATTTTCCTATTAGCTATGTTTATCTGTCAAGATTGAAACAAACCCGACAACGTGGTTCATAACTTCCTTTTTCGCCCAATAGTATTGTAGTTTCATTTTCAGTGAGCCGGTAGGAACGGCTTGCAGGAACTCCACAGCGAACGCAAACTGCAGTGATTTTGGTAACAAACTCAGCTATTGCCATTAATTTAGGGATGGGGCCAAACGGTTTACCAGTATAATCCATGTCTAAACCTGCAACAATTACTCTAACACCTTTGTTAGCCAATGATTCACACACATTAGGTAGTTCATCGTCAAAAAACTGCGCTTCATCAATACCTACTACCTGGGTAGTACTGCCTAATAACAGTATTGAAGAGGCGTTTTCTACAGGGGTTGATTGAATTGAATTTAAATCGTGTGAAACAACGGCACTAGCATCATAACGGATATCAATGGTAGGTTTAAATATTTCCACTTTTAGCCTTGCAATTTGTGCCCGTCGCAAACGTCTTAATAACTCTTCGGTTTTTCCAGAAAACATAGGGCCGCAAATAATTTCGATACTGCCACGTTGAAATATTTTTGGTCGTTCAATTCCCTCGTTTATCATCCACAATCAAATTTAGGTTCTTCAAAAACGAATATGCGTAATAAAATGCTAAAAAATATTGCTGTTGATAAGTAGATAAGTTCTTGTTTCTCATTTTATAAACATAAATTGTCTGTTAAGTTCTGTGCATAATTTTTTATTTTTGATACAAATTGAACCATAGTTACGTTACTTCTTAAACTGAAAACCATGACTCGCGAAGATATTTTAGGCCGAATTGGAGCTATTTTGGAGGAACTCAAAACTGAGTGCCGTAGTTTATATGTACAACATCATGTAACAGCTATTGATTTGGAATTATTTGAAGCCAATGCCAAGTTTTTAAAAGAGCATATAGCGATTTTGAAAAGAATTGTTGAACAAGAGAATATAGTTCCAGCGACTAGCCCAAGCTTTGAGAGTGAGGATAATAAAGTAGTATCAGTTAATGAATTGATTGCTAAGATTGGTGACATGGAAACAAAAGTTCAAGAAGTGAAATCTGAGCCGCCAATCGTTGAGTCAAAGTTTGAAGAACAGATTCCACAAGATAAAGAAAAGGAGACTTTTGTATCTGCACCCTCAGCTTCAATAGAGGAAGTCATGCTTAAGGTTGAGGAAAAGGCTGAAGAGCTTAATGCAACCATTGATGAACAGCCTGAGTTGACTCTTGAAGAAAAACTCAAAAGAGAAGAAGAGGCTTGGGCAGAGTTAAATAAACGATTTCAGACAAAAGTGCCGAGTGTAAATGATAAAATCTCGTCAATTAATAAAGATAAAGTGGAGGTAAACACTTCATTTAATGTTCCGGTTACGGATTTGAGAAAAGCTATCGGTTTAAATGATAAGTTCGCATTTATAAAAGGGCTGTTCAATAATAGTGTAGAAGCTTTTGAGCACGCAATAGCTGATTTAAATGCATGTCATAATTATGAAGAAGCCAATCGAATAATAGAAGATCATTTGGCTCCAAAGTTTAGCTGGTCTTTAAAGCCTGAGCTGCTAGAACAATTTAATGCTCTTGTAAAAAAACGCTTTAACGTATAATTCCGTTTCGGTTGGTATCGAGCTTTATCAGAATAAATAAAAGGATGGTAAAGCTCCATAATGAAGATCCTCCATAGCTGATAAAAGGTAACGGAATACCTATTACAGGCATAATTCCAATGGTCATACCAATATTGATGAATAAGTGGAAGAAGATGATGGATGCCACCCCATAGCCATATACCCTTGAAAATGTGGAACGCTGTCGTTCTGCTAAGGCAATTATCCTCATCAACAACACTGAGTAGAGGCCAAGTACTACCAAACTTCCCAAAAATCCCCATTCTTCTCCTACAGTACAGAAGATAAAGTCTGTGCTTTGCTCTGGTACAAAGTCATACTTGGTTTGTGTCCCTTTTAAAAATCCTTTTCCTAATAATTGGCCGGAACCAATTGCTATTTTCGATTGGTTAACATTATATCCAATTCCTTTAGGGTCAACTTTCTTTCCCAACAATAGATCAATACGGTCACGCTGGTGAGGTTTAAGCACATTGTTAAAAGTATAGTTAACGGCTGTAACCAATGTAATAGCTAAAACAGCACTTCCGATGATGAGGGTGTAATGTCTCCTAACCCTTCTATCTTTCCATAGTAGAAATCCAACAATTACTAGCAAGGTAATGATAATGTACGATTGAGGTATTAGCAGGGAAAGAACAAAAAGTATTACGGAAATTAAGCCAAAAACAAGGTAGAATGGAGGAAGTCCTTCTCGATACAATACTAAAAAGAATGACATAAAAACCATTGCAGAGCCTGCATCTGGTTGTAATAAAATAAGTAAAACTGGGGTGAAAACTAAAGAAAAGCATTTGAGCTGA
Above is a window of Solitalea lacus DNA encoding:
- a CDS encoding 4Fe-4S dicluster domain-containing protein, which codes for MLEQLLFVLIAIAAIWLFARNVKTIRRNILLGKDIDRSDNPSERWRTMAMVALGQSKMMTRPIAGFFHILIYAGFIIINIEVLEIIIDGIFGTHRILSFAGGLYNFLIGSFEFLAVGVLLACIIFLIRRNIIHLKRFSGVEMKGWPVSDANYILIAEILLMTAFLLMNATDNKLQQLEAAHYHTAGSFPVTSALASLLPNNESTLVLIERTCWWFHIVGIFAFLNYIPYSKHFHIVLAFPNTWYSNLNNKGKFNNMTSVTNEVKAMLDPSFTPPADATPGRFGAKDVTDLTWVNLLNAYSCTECGRCTSNCPANMTGKLLSPRKIMMDTRDRLEEVGNNIDKHGKDYQDGKALLGDYITPEELWACTTCNACTEACPVNIDPLSIIVELRRYLVMEESNAPSSINNMFGNIENNQAPWKYSPADRTNWINN
- a CDS encoding thymidine kinase; amino-acid sequence: MINEGIERPKIFQRGSIEIICGPMFSGKTEELLRRLRRAQIARLKVEIFKPTIDIRYDASAVVSHDLNSIQSTPVENASSILLLGSTTQVVGIDEAQFFDDELPNVCESLANKGVRVIVAGLDMDYTGKPFGPIPKLMAIAEFVTKITAVCVRCGVPASRSYRLTENETTILLGEKGSYEPRCRVCFNLDR
- the rodA gene encoding rod shape-determining protein RodA — its product is MNQKQQTSPFYNVDWITIIIYLCLVLIGWLNIYAAVYDADHSSIFDMSRNYGKQLIWILTSVIIITAILLIDSKFFNFSAYAFYGITLILLVAVLFVGKLVGGNRAWFEIGSFRLQPAEFAKVASSLALARFLGSNTLKLGDFSDQLKCFSLVFTPVLLILLQPDAGSAMVFMSFFLVLYREGLPPFYLVFGLISVILFVLSLLIPQSYIIITLLVIVGFLLWKDRRVRRHYTLIIGSAVLAITLVTAVNYTFNNVLKPHQRDRIDLLLGKKVDPKGIGYNVNQSKIAIGSGQLLGKGFLKGTQTKYDFVPEQSTDFIFCTVGEEWGFLGSLVVLGLYSVLLMRIIALAERQRSTFSRVYGYGVASIIFFHLFINIGMTIGIMPVIGIPLPFISYGGSSLWSFTILLFILIKLDTNRNGIIR